The Dermochelys coriacea isolate rDerCor1 chromosome 13, rDerCor1.pri.v4, whole genome shotgun sequence genome includes the window CTGCCTCTGGTGTAGCCCTttgcatcagtagatctcaaagtacttgaCAAAGCAgctaaccccattttacagaagaggaaactgaggcacagagaagtgaaacaACTTATCCAAGGTGACCAGTAGATTGGCAGATCTCCGAAAGGAAGCCAGAGGCTCTGAACCACAGCCTAATATACTGTTCACTGGGCCACAATCTGGACAACTGTTTCAGCCCCATCCATAAAACTGCATACAAAACATAATACTTTTAAAGTTCTCAGAgactcatagagtttaaggccagaagggataatCTGAATATAGACTCTGAGTTCCTGTTTAGCATGGTCCATTAAATTTCACCGTCAAGCCCAGTAACATTTCTTTTACTAAAGCATAGCCTGTGATTGGCTAAAACATATCCTTCAGAAAGGCATTTATCTTGGGGCTTCACTATGGGGGTAAATCAAATTCATGAATAACGTACCTGGAGTTGACTTACCCATTGTGCTGCgtcgacgggagatgctctccaggtgacttcccttactcttctcaaaGAGTACCAGGGTCTACAGGAGAGTCCTCTGCCATCCATTTAGCGTAGggatgggcaaacattttggcccgagggccacatctgggtgggaaaattgtatgcaggaccatgaatatagggctggggtaggggcttggtgtgtgggagggagtgtggggagtgggagggggtgtggtgtgtagGAAGGCACTCAGAGcaaggggttagggtgcaggagggggatcaggcagGGAGTTGAGATGCAGAAGGGCATGTGGAGcccaggacagggctcagggcatggggttggggttcaggaggggtgtggcagggggctcaaggcaggaggttggggtgtggggtgcaggagggtttcaggctgcaggctctggcctggcaccACTTACCTCGAGTGGTAGCAGTAtgcagtgggactaaggcaggctccctacaagccctggccctgcaccactcccggaagtggccagcatgtctggcagtggctcctggggtgggaggcaggcatctctgccctcgcctgtgggtaccaccccctcagctcccattggccatggttccctgttcctggccaatgggagctgaggagggtggtgcctgcaggagagggcagtgcatggagtcctctgccccccatcccctcccccagggactgGAGATATGTGatgccggccgcttccaggagcggcacagggccagggcaggcagggagtctgccttagccctgttgTGCCACAGGGTgcacaatcccatgggccagattaaaagccctgatgggctgtatctggcctgcgggccatagttttcccTCCCCTGATTTAGCGGGTCtccactagacctgctaaattgatccctgagtcattgattgcagcagcatcaatctcctggtagtgaagaccagcccttgatttgaagacatcaagagaatCCATCtcttcccttggtaatttgttccaaagcTTAATCACCCAGACTGTTAACAATTCATATCTAACTGGAATTTatccagcttcagcttccagctgttaGCTCTTAATTTGCCTTTGCTAGATTAGTATGAAGTATTTTCTCCATGGAAGTTGACTGCATAATTATAATGTAACCACACATTGATTAGAATAGAAACCACAAAGATACCTATAATTATAATTTTGGGTTCCACGAGTGCTTTAACTTGGATAAAAATCATCAATCTGAAGCCTCTTCATGAGGGTTTGATGAAGTGGATCCTGATGAAGTGTTGCATGAGACCTAAGGAAGGCTCTCAGAGTTTTCCCACAGACCTCAGTTGAAGAGGTCCAGGAGTAACAACTGGGTAAGGCCTTGGAGGTCTCACTACATATTACGGATCTTTTAGGATGGAACCCTGTCACttaagccagtgggagttgctggAAATTGGCTTTTGacatgtctcaagttgggcagccCAAAAGTGAGTCACCCAAAgttagaggccacttttgaaacttTGTCTTTTATAACTCCATTCCCTGCTCCAAGCTTGAGTTGCCAAGCTGCCTTCTGGGAATATTCACAGAGTCAGGAATGTTAAAGCAGGTGACGGCTGGAGTAGCAAATGGTACCATTGGTGTCACCCCTATTTCTCCATCCTAACCCAGTGAGCTACTGGCACATTGCCCCATGCACAGGGTGTTCTTATGGGATTGCAGCTGCCTTACCCTGCATTGGCATCACACTGGGCTCGCTGCAGATGGCTGCTATGAGCTTCCAGGTAGAGATGCAGATCCATATCTTTAAGTAAATCAGAACAGCTCCTTCGACTTCCTTAGGCACTGAACACAGGGACgcaactaaccattggaacaaactaacCAACCAAGTGGTGGATTCTACTTGTCTTGATGTCTTCCAGTCTAGACTGGCTGCTAGTCTGGAAGATTgctccacttcccacagctcccattggccaggaacagtgaaccgtggccactgggagttgcaggtggctgtgcaaatgtaaatggCCCACCcgcagattactctgatgggccatgTGTGGACCACGGGCCGCACGTTGCCGACCACTGATCTACCCCCATACAGccccatatctatctatctatctatctatctatctatctatctatctatctatctatctatctatctatctatctatctatcattatTGCAGTATCTCTCCAAGGACTTTGGTATTTTGTTCATTACACCAATGATAACATAAGCAATTAAAACACAAGATCAGTGCCTCCTTTAGATAATTAACTTCTAAAGGAGATATAAGGTGTCCTCCCCCAGTAGCACTGAGAGGCTATTTAAGAAGCATCGTGACACTGATCATTCATTGATGAAACTCATGGAGTGATCATGGTAATTTTAGagatgttctctggcctgtgttatgcaggaggtcagactagatgattgtaatggttcctctggccttggaatctttgaatctatgaaagggCTGTGACATCAGTAAAGACAAATATTTATTTCCAGCCATCAGCCTAACAGAAGAACAAGAAAGCTCTTCCCAGCTGTGGTGATTTCAAACTGCTTGAGAGACTAGTAGAGCTAAGGAGACTGAACTATCTAATTCAAGGGGCAGtgccattttgaaaagaaaatcttgatttaaaacttgccAGTTACGGAGAATCAACTCCGACTCTTGGCAAATTGTCCCTTTGGTTATTACTCTCATTGCTAAAAAATTAcaccatttttttctgttttaaaccaGTGATCTCCATCCACTTCAGCGTGGAGTAATTCATGATTTACACCAGGGCGAGTGAGAGGAAAATCACACCCCATGTCACTGTGAAGGgtcaattattttggggaagttctgtggcctgtgttacataAGAGATAGGACTAAATGATCTCactggtttcttctggcctttgTCCCTTTGTTGTGATGTGgatacttttaaaatatgtggTGTAATGTGCCTCTGTCTTATCTCCCCGAGGCTAATTTCACATTAATTTCACTGGAAGATTTATACTAGGTCCTTCAAAGTCAATGGGCCAGCTGTCCAGCTGTTATGAATTGGTGTACAATATTGAAATCAATTAGCCAGAACCCTGCTGGCATAAACTGACATAGCTTCATTGGAGTCTATGgatcagatccacagctggtgcaaATTAATGTCTTTCTTTTGGCTTCTGGTCTTCCTTAGAATGAcactaatttacatcagctgaggttctggcccagtAAACTGATTTATGTCAACAGGTGAGGAGTAGGGGAGATCTGGAAATGAAGAACCAATCTTCTGTCACAGAGTTCATCTTGGTGGGTTTGTCCAGCCCCCCTGAATACCAGATGTTCCTCTTTGTGTTATTCACCTTCATCTACATGGCAGCCCTTGCTGGAAACTTCCTCATTGTCCTCACTATTACTGCCAGCACCAGCCTCCAGATCCCCATGTATTTCTTGCTTATCAACTTGTCCTTGATAAACCTTTTATCCATCTCAGTGTCCATTCCCAAAATGCTGCACAACCTTCTGGAGCACAAGAAGACCATTGCCTTCTTAGGTTGCATTACACAGATCTATCTCTTCACTTGGACTCTGGGAAGTGAAGCTCTGGTCCTTGCTGTCATGGCTGTTGACCATTACGCTGCTGTCTGCCATCCTTTGCATTACACCATCATCATGAGGAAGGAGGTTTGTGTTGGTTTAATCGCTGGCATATGGATAGCTGGCGTGATCAATTCTGCA containing:
- the LOC119842180 gene encoding olfactory receptor 13A1-like — its product is MKNQSSVTEFILVGLSSPPEYQMFLFVLFTFIYMAALAGNFLIVLTITASTSLQIPMYFLLINLSLINLLSISVSIPKMLHNLLEHKKTIAFLGCITQIYLFTWTLGSEALVLAVMAVDHYAAVCHPLHYTIIMRKEVCVGLIAGIWIAGVINSAVNTGFVLQLSFCCLNVINHLFCELPPVLKLSCLDTSLNETLAFLADTVFGMRSCVVTLTSYYFILRTIWKIRSTEGKKKASSTCSSHLIVIILYYSTAIYTYIHPSSAYSPDREISVLYSVITPALNPIIYSLRIAGSSKDLYWDKCWSIYS